Proteins encoded within one genomic window of Scheffersomyces stipitis CBS 6054 chromosome 3, complete sequence:
- a CDS encoding zinc finger transcription factor of the LYS14 family (go_component nucleus~go_function transcription factor activity; zinc ion binding~go_process regulation of transcription, DNA-dependent), whose product MSPESIERRKTESKRDYSRGGCRECKRRKIKCDETKPHCVQCTRLKKKCSYPSVGEKVLRVSKKFLEKNPSPTTQNSSKPLTIQLYRGPNDFSKRKNKVAKSEKRTSNEMSASSSSSELLSKEIVSEAKDGDSSLKTPSSISNLLNSSNEQEFAIPQSETGTIEETTPGGYDQSSIQMSTTPSSLILGDMYSHEDLNLLASDLNDIVNDIMFNGKFDTAVTDNDPLNPLLGFSKESPNSQTMPYNDVIPKHVPLDYIQVRTTDERVYLKEFYEEFAMQVLPFGAYDPYSKTYANPLRDVILKYAAKESFLLAAILAQGAQSSHRKSLLQKDQDAYGSYLSTCLQLLGPALSRNRDKNVRNDLVSNIETILLTVLLLTSSNATTTSQGWRPHLKGAKDIVLKATNSKIRSSKTLILCKVWFADFEILAGTSSSLGGTLKTDDELESVLNFSDPYELSVLKEFGIVQDNGFNIMFGYNTPCVHLFRDLLKILNKKRQEGTAFKPDDAAEYVRLISGFYNEMSIKYIDSKSVVMDDASGNFADLIDIVRTDKGNIALSWMDTSQQAYSLAALITIFTQILNSPYQSPFIQNLNSRLVSCISFLDGCNRVPQQVIKYSLSMIQWPMTAAGINCIDHEERFLLKKFFTFSAELGSGSAEIALKRIQKVWARLDNGKEYESEEGENNLDIVAY is encoded by the coding sequence ATTACAGTAGAGGAGGATGTAGAGAGtgcaaaagaagaaaaatcaagTGCGACGAAACAAAACCTCATTGCGTACAATGTACTCGGCTTAAAAAGAAATGTTCGTATCCGAGTGTAGGGGAAAAGGTTCTCAGAGtgtccaagaagttccTCGAGAAAAATCCATCTCCCACCACCCAGAACTCATCAAAGCCTCTTACCATACAACTATACAGAGGTCCCAATGATTTCAGTAAGAGGAAGAACAAAGTCGCTAAGTCCGAAAAAAGAACAAGCAATGAAATGTCGGCATCATCTTCTCTGCTGGAATTACTTTCAAAGGAAATCGTTCTGGAAGCAAAGGATGGAGATTCTTCCTTGAAAACGCCATCTTCCATTAGCAATCTTCTCAACTCTTCGAATGAACAAGAGTTTGCAATACCACAAAGTGAAACAGGAACAATAGAGGAGACTACTCCTGGAGGATATGACCAAAGTTCAATACAAATGTCAACTACACCCTCATCGCTTATATTGGGAGACATGTATAGCCATGAAgatttgaacttgttggcttcGGACTTAAACGATATCGTCAATGACATCATGTTTAACGGAAAATTCGACACAGCAGTAACAGACAATGACCCCCTAAATCCATTGCTAGGCTTTTCTAAAGAATCTCCCAATAGTCAGACTATGCCATATAACGACGTCATACCCAAGCATGTTCCTCTAGATTACATACAAGTGAGAACAACAGATGAACGAGTATATTTAAAGGAGTTTTACGAGGAGTTTGCAATGCAAGTTCTTCCTTTCGGAGCATACGATCCTTATAGCAAAACGTATGCAAATCCATTGCGAGATGTCATTCTAAAGTATGCAGCCAAGGAGTCGTTTCTACTAGCTGCTATATTAGCACAAGGAGCGCAATCCTCGCATCGTAAGAGTTTACTTCAAAAAGATCAGGATGCCTACGGATCGTACTTGTCCACATGCTTGCAATTACTAGGACCTGCTTTAAGCAGAAATAGAGATAAAAATGTGAGAAATGATTTGGTTTCCAACATCGAGACTATCCTTCTTACTGTATTATTATTGACATCGTCCAATGCTACTACCACTTCTCAGGGATGGAGACCACATTTGAAGGGAGCAAAAGATATAGTCTTGAAGGCTACCAACAGCAAGATACGTCTGTCAAAGACATTAATCCTCTGTAAAGTATGGTTTGCCGATTTTGAAATCTTGGCAGGAACTAGTTCTAGTCTCGGAGGAACATTAAAAACAGACGATGAACTTGAATCTGTACTTAATTTCAGTGATCCCTATGAACTTTCAGTGTTGAAAGAATTCGGAATAGTGCAAGACAACGGTTTCAACATCATGTTCGGCTATAATACTCCTTGTGTTCATTTGTTCAGAGACTTACTTAAGATTTTGAACAAAAAGAGGCAAGAGGGAACTGCATTCAAACCAGATGATGCAGCAGAATATGTCAGATTGATATCTGGTTTCTACAATGAAATGAGTATCAAGTATATCGATTCAAAGCTGGTTGTTATGGACGATGCTTCGGGAAACTTTGCTGATCTCATAGACATAGTTCGTACAGACAAGGGAAACATAGCTCTTAGCTGGATGGATACATCGCAACAGGCGTATTCGTTGGCAGCATTGATAACGATTTTCACGCAAATCTTGAACCTGCCCTACCAGTCACCATTTAttcagaacttgaacagCAGATTAGTGTCCTGTATTTCATTCTTGGACGGATGTAATAGGGTACCGCAACAAGTGATCAAATACTCCCTTCTGATGATTCAATGGCCCATGACAGCAGCAGGAATCAATTGCATTGATCATGAAGAGAGATTTCTACTCAAGaaattcttcactttctcAGCTGAATTAGGCTCGGGAAGTGCTGAGATTGCCTTGAAACGAATCCAGAAAGTATGGGCACGTCTTGACAATGGAAAGGAGTACGAAAGTGAAGAAGGGGAAAACAATCTAGACATCGTGGCATATTAG
- the ARG81 gene encoding component of the ARGR regulatory complex (regulates arginine-responsive genes~go_component nucleus~go_function transcription factor activity; zinc ion binding~go_process regulation of transcription, DNA-dependent~go_component nucleus~go_function transcription factor activity; zinc ion binding~go_process regulation of transcription, DNA-dependent), which yields MTALEANKESDSSSPASVASLNKNATTATEQNTTTPTNSPNKRSKRSKTFTGCFTCRSRKIRCDLSKPFCNKCTKSGLICSGYDIKLRWSLPLQFNSKNGNAISTSVSFKSSETEEKEENPEFFQRRKVGFVVWDGKKNCRLYETYDEMDKDLGILHNSGNDKQVNEQGRTKLLGPFGVFLGSISSESGDGDRNPKRMKPNHSAIIEPTHKSLQNSYVSTPNLSDTNPDLGPNEHLWLSNELRDDAFITAAALNGDTQFLDFININDNSVLAPNSSSSNFSNHNNANTSSANYAFNANQNELLNLVFHRNHSNVAGNIQNNQQTNATPNESTGIPMQNILNGGDSSLAINPTNQKLHYSNYNNDYNNNPYSLNENLEIHLHASKTSNNEEESTDIVDGDHSNSVQMPTSIMSIVQSPLEPKLGFDLSIPNLPATIPRVGMPTTSLQVQPLTRYLLNYYITQVADLMTVIPLTENPWKTIYFPRALMAIGELSALGQTSTAKNALLNALLAVSAFNLQSKFKKHSDPMIYYLNLGIRLRNQASLFIKQLLSSKSFSNEKYKDVLCAVMTMISVDLVWGTMQDTSFYINWCGKVIAAKMVNKKKLSSKARILHRIFSSLKLIQDSTCLNLESIKEDFVAFNEIGYDVNGDKFGNQDSAPPATSTRKGRIDYIVNSTISSPKNPTKNTSPSFVNKKLINTKKTDEHFATDALYGLPNSLILLFSETVQLLRSKIYHSEVYNTLPKDFKEKAENLNQQLINWKLDWQLYENQNDETQPQTEVEIDEDISVVDAQSQDDAKKKFFSPMHEATYHHILSFYHALMIYFNRLIMEVPPTKLQTKVAKTLSHLNAIQKLISKGEAAIIPLFWQGFIAGCEAVSMHLQMGFKKWGADIAQYLGSYWGARQIMLEVWRRKRMFEARDDWVSVIQDWEMNLMLN from the coding sequence ATGACTGCACTTGAAGCTAACAAGGAATCTGATTCCAGTAGTCCTGCTTCTGTTGCAAGTCTAAATAAAAATGCAACTACTGCCACTGAACAAAATACTACTACGCCTACTAATAGTCCCAATAAGAGGTCCAAGAGGTCCAAGACGTTCACAGGTTGCTTCACGTGTAGATCCAGAAAGATACGATGCGACTTGCTGAAGCCATTTTGTAACAAGTGTACAAAGTCTGGTCTCATTTGTTCTGGATACGATATCAAGTTGCGGTGGTCTTTACCTTTACAGTTCAATTCTAAGAATGGAAATGCCATTTCGACCCTGGTACTGTTCAAAAGTCTGGAAACCgaggaaaaagaagagaatccagaattctttcaaagacGAAAAGTTGGATTTGTAGTATGGGACGGTaagaagaattgtagattATACGAGACATATGATGAAATGGACAAGGATTTGGGTATATTGCACAACTCAGGAAACGATAAACAGGTCAATGAACAAGGTCGAACAAAATTACTTGGACCTTTTGGTGTATTTTTAGGTTCTATTCTGTCAGAATCCGGCGATGGAGACCGAAACCCAAAGAGAATGAAACCAAATCACTCTGCCATCATAGAGCCAACCCATAAGAGTTTACAGAATTCATATGTGTCTACTCCTAACTTATCAGATACTAATCCAGATCTCGGTCCAAATGAGCATTTATGGTTGTCCAATGAATTGAGAGACGATGCGTTCATCACTGCTGCAGCCTTGAATGGGGACACACAGTTCTTAGATTTCATAAATATCAACGATAACAGTGTTCTTGCACCAAATTCAAGTAGTCTGAATTTCAGCAATCACAATAACGCTAacacttcttctgcaaacTACGCTTTCAATGCCAACCAGAACGaacttttgaatttggtgTTCCACAGAAACCACAGCAACGTAGCAGGCAATATCCAGAACAATCAGCAGACGAATGCTACACCAAACGAAAGTACAGGTATACCTATGCAAAACATACTTAATGGAGGTGATTCTTCATTAGCGATAAATCCAACAAATCAAAAATTGCATTATTCCAACTATAATAACGACTATAATAACAATCCGTACCTGTTAAACGAGAACTTAGAGATTCATTTGCATGCTTCgaaaacttcaaacaacgaagaagaatccacagatattgttgatggagACCATTCCAATAGCGTACAAATGCCAACTTCTATTATGTCTATAGTTCAGAGCCCGTTGGAACCAAAACTTGGATTTGACCTCTCTATTCCTAACCTTCCTGCTACTATACCGCGAGTAGGAATGcctacaacttctttgcAAGTACAGCCGTTGACTCGTTACTTGCTTAACTACTATATAACACAGGTGGCTGATTTAATGACAGTTATTCCATTGACGGAAAATCCCTGGAAAACTATCTACTTTCCTAGAGCACTTATGGCTATTGGAGAGCTTCTGGCCCTTGGTCAAACTTCAACAGCTAAAAATGCATTGTTGAATGCTTTACTTGCGGTTTCTGCCTTCAACTTGCAATCCAAGTTTAAGAAGCATTCAGATCCCATGATCTACTACTTGAATCTTGGTATTAGATTGAGAAACCAGGCTAGTTTATTCATTAAGCAGTTGCTAAGCTCCAAGTCCTTCTCGAATGAAAAGTACAAGGATGTTCTTTGTGCTGTTATGACAATGATTAGTGTGGATTTGGTATGGGGAACAATGCAGGATACCAGTTTCTACATCAATTGGTGTGGAAAAGTCATAGCAGCAAAGAtggtcaacaagaagaagttgtcttcCAAGGCTAGAATCTTACACAGAATTTTTCTGTccttgaaattgattcaaGACTCTACTTGCTTAAATCTTGAAAGCATCAAGGAAGACTTTGTGGCATTCAATGAGATAGGATATGATGTCAATGGTGACAAATTTGGCAACCAGGACTCGGCTCCACCAGCTACTAGTACGAGGAAGGGAAGAATAGATTACATTGTTAACAGTACAATTAGCTCACCGAAGAACCCTACTAAAAACACGTCGCCATCTTTTGtaaacaagaaattgatcaaCACGAAAAAGACAGACGAGCATTTTGCTACTGATGCTCTTTACGGACTTCCCAATTCACTCATCTTACTTTTCAGTGAGACGGTGCAATTGTTGCGAAGTAAAATTTACCACAGCGAAGTCTACAATACGTTACCGAAAGATTTCAAGGAAAAAGCCGAGAATCTTAACCAGcagttgatcaactggAAATTAGACTGGCAATTGTACGAAAACCAGAACGACGAGACACAGCCTCAGacagaagtagaaatagaTGAAGACATCAGTGTCGTGGATGCTCAGTCGCAAGATGATGCCaaaaagaagttcttctcGCCTATGCACGAAGCAACCTACCACCATATCCTCTCGTTCTACCACGCCCTCATGATTTACTTTAATCGCCTAATCATGGAAGTTCCGCCCACCAAGCTACAGACCAAAGTCGCTAAAACCCTTAGCCATCTCAATGCCATCCAGAAATTGATATCTAAAGGGGAGGCAGCGATCATTCCACTTTTCTGGCAAGGGTTCATAGCAGGGTGTGAAGCTGTATCTATGCATCTACAGATGGGGTTCAAGAAGTGGGGTGCAGATATCGCCCAGTACTTAGGGTCCTACTGGGGTGCACGTCAGATCATGTTAGAGGTCTGGCGTAGAAAGAGAATGTTCGAGGCCCGCGATGACTGGGTCAGTGTGATTCAAGACTGGGAGATGAACCTCATGTTGAACTGA
- the CCW12 gene encoding cell wall protein (cell wall mannoprotein contains chitinase family signature): MQYKVLAVSAALAASASAASTITQVETVTEHHTTEVTITSCEEEKCVTTVATSSLTVLTETVNGVETIYTTVCPLTESSTSVEAESTPVSNTVVTTTVNGVETIYTTICPLTETTPETVAPEASTPELTTKVVTETVSGVETIYTTTCPVSEEASTSLEAVETTPAAAPAVETTPAAAPAVETTPAAAAPEVETTPAAAAPEVETTPAAVAASEEVTYVDLTTTPVVTASTGVDETLTEQYTLTSYYQPANSTAAVATYEGNANKLVAGAAGIAGIAALLL, from the coding sequence ATGCAATACAAAGTCTTAGCTGTCTCCGCTGCCTTAGCTGCCTCTGCCTCTGCTGCTTCCACCATCACCCAGGTTGAAACCGTCACTGAACACCACACCACTGAGGTTACCATTACCTCttgtgaagaagaaaagtgtGTCACTACCGTCGCCACCTCTTCTTTAACTGTTCTCACTGAGACTGTCAATGGTGTTGAAACCATCTACACCACCGTCTGTCCTTTGACCgagtcttctacttccGTTGAAGCTGAATCCACTCCAGTCTCCAACACTGTTGTCACTACCACCGTCAACGGTGTTGAAACTATCTACACCACTATCTGTCCTTTGACTGAAACCACCCCAGAAACTGTCGCTCCAGAGGCTTCTACTCCAGAGCTTACCACCAAGGTTGTCACCGAAACTGTCAGCGGTGTTGAAACTATCTACACTACTACCTGTCCAGTGTCTGAAGAAGCCTCTACTTCTCttgaagctgttgaaaCTACACCAGCTGCTGCTCCAGCTGTTGAAACTACTCCAGCCGCCGCTCCAGCCGTTGAAACCACTccagctgctgctgctcctgaagttgaaaccaCCCCAGCCGCTGCTGCTCctgaagttgaaaccaCTCcagctgctgttgctgcttctgaagaagtcacTTATGTTGACCTCACCACTACCCCTGTCGTCACTGCCTCCACCGGTGTTGACGAAACCCTCACTGAACAATACACCTTGACCTCTTACTACCAACCTGCCAACtctactgctgctgttgccACTTACGAAGGTAACGCTAACAAGTTGGTTGCTGGTGCTGCTGGTATCGCTGGTATTGCCGCCTTGTTGTTGTAA